In Brassica rapa cultivar Chiifu-401-42 chromosome A06, CAAS_Brap_v3.01, whole genome shotgun sequence, a single window of DNA contains:
- the LOC103875307 gene encoding cytochrome P450 71B34, whose translation MAISLYLLYLVVLTLASIIFLKLFKQSNSKLPPSPPTLPIIGNLHQLGELPHQSLWRLSKKYGPVIFMKLGTVPMIVVSTPDTARQALRVFDLNCCSRPSLAGSRKLSYNYKDIAFSPFDDYWKEIRKLSVQELFNIKRVHSIQPIKYEEMRKLMTSLAESASKKSIVNMSEKLLSLTAGVVCRASFGVSFQDTVLDSERFNELVPEALEILGSFSASDFYPYVGWILDRFTGLHKRRERSAQDLDAFCEQMIDLHLKKGKEENEDFVDLLMKLEKEKVVLGQAKFTRNNIKALLINILLAGIDTSAITMTWAMAELSRNPRLMKKVQSEIREKYGDKELISLEETEELEYMKMVIKETWRLHPTTPLLLPRQVMTEFEIDGYKIPVNTRLQVNVWAIGRDPDAWKDPEEFIPERFMDSNINVKGQNFELLPFGSGRRMCPAIYMGTKMVEFGLANLLNRFDWELPQGMKCEDVKMEEAPGLTIYKKHDLLLVPVKR comes from the exons atggcAATCTCTCTCTATCTCCTATACCTTGTAGTCCTTACCCTAGCCTCAATAATTTTCCTTAAACTGTTCAAACAATCAAACTCCAAACTTCCTCCGAGTCCTCCAACGCTTCCAATCATCGGAAACTTACATCAGCTTGGAGAATTGCCACATCAGTCTCTATGGAGACTCTCCAAAAAGTATGGTCCAGTGATATTTATGAAGCTTGGTACAGTCCCAATGATCGTAGTTTCTACTCCTGATACAGCAAGACAAGCCCTAAGAGTCTTTGACCTTAATTGTTGTAGCCGTCCATCATTAGCAG GCTCAAGGAAGCTCTCTTACAACTACAAGGACATCGCTTTCTCTCCGTTTGATGATTACTGGAAAGAAATAAGGAAGCTCTCTGTTCAAGAACTCTTTAACATCAAACGTGTTCATTCGATTCAACCCATCAAATACGAGGAGATGAGGAAACTGATGACTTCACTCGCTGAATCAGCCTCTAAGAAATCTATAGTTAACATGAGCGAGAAGCTTCTTTCTTTAACAGCTGGCGTGGTGTGCAGGGCATCATTTGGTGTGAGTTTCCAAGACACTGTGCTTGACAGTGAGAGGTTCAACGAGTTAGTCCCTGAGGCACTTGAGATTTTAGGGAGCTTCTCTGCCTCAGATTTTTACCCTTATGTTGGCTGGATCTTGGATCGATTCACGGGTTTACACAAACGTAGAGAGAGAAGTGCACAAGATCTCGATGCCTTCTGTGAACAGATGATTGATCTGCATCTAAAGAAAGGCAAAGAAGAGAATGAAGATTTCGTGGACCTTCTCATGAAGTTGGAAAAGGAAAAAGTTGTTCTTGGACAAGCAAAATTCACAAGAAACAATATCAAAGCACTCCTCATT AACATTCTTCTGGCCGGAATAGATACTTCTGCAATAACAATGACATGGGCAATGGCGGAGCTCTCAAGAAACCCACGACTGATGAAGAAAGTGCAATCTGAAATCCGAGAAAAATATGGAGACAAAGAACTAATCAGCTTAGAAGAAACTGAGGAGCTAGAGTACATGAAAATGGTGATTAAAGAAACATGGAGGCTTCATCCTACAACCCCTCTTCTGCTTCCAAGACAAGTAATGACTGAATTTGAGATCGACGGCTACAAGATTCCAGTCAATACAAGGCTTCAAGTGAATGTTTGGGCTATAGGGCGTGATCCAGATGCATGGAAAGACCCAGAAGAGTTTATTCCAGAAAGGTTTATGGATAGTAATATTAATGTGAAAGGACAGAACTTTGAGTTGTTGCCATTTGGAAGTGGTAGGAGAATGTGTCCTGCAATTTACATGGGGACTAAAATGGTTGAGTTTGGTCTGGCAAATCTGCTGAATCGTTTTGACTGGGAGTTACCACAAGGAATGAAATGTGAGGATGTAAAGATGGAGGAAGCTCCAGGACTTACTATTTACAAGAAACATGATCTTCTACTTGTTCCGGTTAAGCGTTAA
- the LOC103875308 gene encoding acetolactate synthase 3, chloroplastic, with protein MATITNISTSFYKFHHDHSSSKTLIPVSKLALSFAINPRKPSYIHSRSKHGSLFCSAVLTSPPEDLSRRGSDILVESLERQGVETVFAYHGSVSTQGVKAAYAYHGDLSSGSTELFRALKRSSVIRHILSHNVKSPLFAAEGYARSSGKPGICIIAASDRRGGDYLASCLSDTCVPLVAITSQYINNDASMRLMTKHIFQVMNAEDIPKIIEEAFFLATSGRPGLVLINLPEDIQKCYAVPSWESYWEQIVSLIKEHKKPMLYVGGGCLNSIDELNRFVQLTGIPVTSAIMGLGSYPSHDDFSLQTFGMQRTVYANHALKECDLLLAFGVGSDEPLPSKAKTVHIDVDASGDSERPLVPVRVDVKLAFQEMNKILEERADELKLDFKLWRIELKEYKQNTPLSFKPPKEAIPPQFVIQVLNELTDGNAFITTGTGQHHMWAAQFYKCKKPMHWLASRGFEAMGFGLSAAIGASVANPDEVVVYIDGDRSFLKNAPYLPTIVTENLNVKILILDNEYIGVSSLEGDMCYKKSFLGDKATTILPDMLKVAEICKIPGRRVSRREEVRGAIQTMLDTPGPYMLDVIVPHVKEIALC; from the coding sequence ATGGCAACGATCACAAATATATCAACCTCCTTCTACAAATTTCACCATGATCATTCCTCCTCAAAAACTCTTATACCAGTTTCGAAACTAGCTCTTTCTTTTGCCATTAATCCTCGAAAGCCCTCCTACATCCATTCCCGGAGCAAACACGGTTCTCTCTTCTGCTCTGCTGTTCTCACCTCACCTCCTGAAGACCTCTCCCGCAGGGGCTCTGATATCCTCGTTGAGTCCCTTGAACGTCAAGGCGTTGAAACCGTCTTCGCATACCATGGATCCGTATCCACGCAAGGCGTTAAAGCAGCCTACGCATACCATGGAGACCTCTCCAGTGGATCCACGGAGCTCTTCCGCGCGCTCAAGCGCTCCTCCGTGATCCGTCACATCCTTTCTCACAACGTAAAAAGTCCTCTTTTTGCAGCTGAGGGCTACGCTCGGTCCTCTGGAAAACCTGGAATCTGTATTATAGCCGCCTCCGACCGCCGCGGAGGGGACTATCTCGCTAGCTGTCTATCTGACACTTGCGTCCCTCTTGTGGCCATAACCAGCCAATACATTAATAACGATGCCTCAATGCGTTTGATGACAAAACATATATTTCAAGTGATGAATGCAGAGGATATCCCCAAGATCATCGAGGAAGCCTTCTTTCTAGCTACTTCCGGTCGTCCCGGGCTTGTTTTGATTAATCTTCCAGAGGATATTCAGAAATGTTATGCTGTTCCCAGCTGGGAATCTTACTGGGAGCAGATTGTTAGCTTGATAAAGGAACATAAGAAACCTATGTTGTATGTTGGAGGTGGCTGTCTGAACTCCATCGATGAACTGAATAGATTTGTCCAACTTACGGGAATCCCCGTCACGAGTGCAATAATGGGACTTGGATCTTACCCTTCCCACGATGATTTTTCGTTACAAACATTTGGAATGCAAAGGACAGTGTATGCAAATCACGCTTTAAAAGAATGCGATCTTTTGCTAGCTTTTGGGGTTGGTTCAGACGAGCCTTTAcctagcaaggctaaaacagtTCATATCGACGTCGACGCATCAGGAGATTCTGAGAGACCTCTTGTACCAGTGCGCGTAGATGTTAAGTTGGCTTTTCAAGAGATGAACAAGATTCTTGAGGAACGAGCCGATGAGCTCAAGCTTGATTTTAAACTATGGAGGATTGAGTTGAAAGAGTATAAGCAAAACACACCGTTGAGTTTCAAACCACCTAAAGAGGCCATCCCTCCACAGTTTGTGATTCAAGTCCTTAACGAGCTAACCGATGGTAACGCCTTTATAACTACTGGTACCGGGCAACATCATATGTGGGCGGCGCAGTTTTACAAGTGTAAGAAGCCCATGCACTGGCTAGCATCAAGAGGCTTCGAAGCAATGGGGTTTGGACTCTCCGCTGCCATTGGAGCGTCTGTTGCAAACCCTGATGAGGTTGTTGTGTACATTGACGGAGACAGGAGCTTCCTAAAGAATGCGCCGTACTTGCCTACTATCGTGACAGAGAATCTTAATGTGAAGATACTTATACTAGACAACGAGTACATTGGTGTCTCCTCCCTTGAGGGAGATATGTGTTACAAGAAATCTTTTCTCGGTGATAAGGCGACAACAATACTACCTGATATGCTCAAGGTTGCAGAAATTTGTAAGATTCCAGGGAGGAGAGTGTCGAGGAGAGAAGAAGTACGAGGGGCTATACAGACCATGCTCGACACACCTGGTCCATATATGTTGGATGTGATAGTTCCGCATGTGAAGGAGATTGCATTATGCTAA
- the LOC103875309 gene encoding cytochrome P450 71B3, protein MLRFNNHQKQNTKERTTKTMSIILYFFSFLLFSLIFVKKIKESRQNLPPSPPKFPIIGNLHQLRGLLHRCLHDISKKHGPVLLLRLGFVQMVVISSSEAAQEALKTHDLECCTRPKTNASWTFSRDGQNIAFAPYGEAWRELRKLSVLNFFSAKKVRSFRYIREEENDLMVKKLKELAQRKSPVDLSQTLFCLAGSIIFRAAFGQRFEENKHVDKERIKELMFEVQRTASLSSSDLLPAGLGWFMYYLSGQHRRVNQVFVEVDTLLNHIIDDHLKNPEDKTNKDRPDIVDSILDIMHKQEQDDSFKLNFDNLKGIMQDIYLAGVDTSAITMIWAMAELVRNPRVMKKAQDEIRTCFGIKQKERIEEEDVDKLQYLKLVIKETLRLHPAAPLLLPRETMSQIKIQGYDIPPKTLLVVNAWSIGRDPKHWEDPEEFIPERFIDCSVDYKGQSFEMLPFGSGRRMCPGMASAIATVELGLLNLLYYFDWRLPEEETDIDMEEAGDTTVIKKVPLELLPVLHE, encoded by the exons ATGCTCAGATTCAATAATCACCAAAAACAGAACACAAAAGAGAGGACAACGAAAACAATGTCGATTATTCTGTATTTCTTTTCGTTTCTCCTTTTCTCGTTAATATTCGTGAAGAAAATCAAAGAATCGAGACAAAACCTTCCACCGAGCCCACCAAAGTTTCCGATCATCGGAAACCTACACCAGCTTCGAGGATTGCTTCACAGATGTCTTCATGATATCTCCAAGAAACATGGACCCGTGTTGCTTCTCAGGCTAGGTTTTGTCCAAATGGTTGTAATCTCATCGAGCGAAGCAGCTCAAGAAGCTCTTAAAACACATGACCTCGAGTGTTGTACCAGACCTAAGACTAACGCCTCATGGACATTCTCGCGTGATGGTCAAAACATTGCCTTTGCGCCATATGGTGAGGCGTGGAGAGAGTTGCGTAAGCTTTCTGTTCTCAATTTTTTCAGCGCCAAAAAAGTTCGATCGTTCAGGTACATCAGAGAGGAAGAGAATGACTTGATGGTCAAGAAACTTAAGGAGTTGGCTCAAAGGAAGTCTCCAGTGGATTTGAGCCAAACACTTTTCTGTCTAGCCGGAAGTATCATATTCAGAGCTGCCTTTGGACAGCGGTTTGAGGAGAACAAGCATGTCGATAAGGAAAGGATCAAAGAACTCATGTTTGAGGTCCAGAGAACTGCATCTCTAAGTAGCTCTGATCTTTTACCTGCTGGTTTGGGATGGTTTATGTACTATTTGTCAGGACAACATAGAAGAGTTAACCAAGTTTTCGTCGAGGTTGATACTTTGTTGAATCATATAATTGATGATCACTTGAAGAACCCTGAAGATAAAACAAATAAAGATCGCCCTGATATCGTCGATTCGATCTTAGATATTATGCATAAACAAGAACAAGATGATTCTTTCAAGCTCAACTTTGATAATCTCAAAGGAATCATGCAA GATATATATCTCGCTGGAGTAGACACAAGTGCAATCACCATGATTTGGGCAATGGCAGAACTTGTTAGAAACCCCCGGGTGATGAAAAAAGCTCAAGACGAGATCCGAACTTGCTTCGGAATCAAACAAAAGGAGAGAATCGAGGAAGAGGATGTCGACAAGCTTCAGTACTTGAAGCTTGTGATCAAAGAAACCTTGAGACTACACCCGGCAGCTCCTTTGTTACTACCAAGAGAAACAATGAGTCAAATCAAGATTCAAGGATACGACATTCCGCCAAAAACACTTCTAGTTGTTAACGCCTGGTCTATAGGTAGAGATCCTAAACACTGGGAAGATCCAGAAGAGTTCATCCCGGAAAGGTTTATCGATTGTTCTGTGGATTACAAAGGACAGAGCTTTGAGATGTTGCCATTTGGTTCTGGACGGAGGATGTGCCCTGGCATGGCTTCAGCGATTGCGACCGTTGAATTGGGACTCTTGAATTTGCTTTACTATTTTGATTGGAGATTGCCTGAGGAGGAGACAGATATAGACATGGAAGAAGCTGGTGATACTACGGTTATTAAGAAAGTTCCTCTTGAGCTACTTCCAGTTCTTCATGAGTAA
- the LOC103875311 gene encoding cytochrome P450 71B23 has protein sequence MSTFLCFLWLTLLLLVTLIFRKKFKTSKLNHPPGPRKLPIIGNLHNLEGLPHKCLQNLSKIYGPVMKLHFGFVPIVIISSKQAAEEVLKTHDLDCCSRPETVATKKISYNFKDIGFAPYGEEWRSLRKLAVMELLNLKKLNSFRYIREEENDLFVKKLSEASVKHFPVNLTKALFTLIASIVCRLAFGQNLHESEFIDEDGMEELASRSEKLQGEFAFSNYFPGGWIVDRITGQSKNLEGLFSELDGFFNQVLDEHLKPGRIVLESPDVVDVMIDMMNKQGEDGHFQLTTDHIKGVISDIFLAGVNTSATTILWAMTELIKNPSVMKKVQEEVRTVLGEKKEKITEQDLNQLSYFKLVIKETFRLHPTAPLLVPRETMSPIKIQGYDILKKNQIMINVYAIARDPKTWENPDEFKPERFADSCIDYRGLNFELLPFGSGRRICPGMTMGIAMVELGLLNLLYFFDWVLPEGTTVKDIDMDEEGALIIGKKVPLELVPTRQH, from the exons ATGTCAACTTTCCTCTGCTTCCTCTGGCTTACGCTACTTCTCTTAGTAACACTAATCTTCAGGAAAAAGTTTAAAACCTCAAAACTAAACCATCCTCCAGGCCCAAGAAAACTTCCTATCATCGGAAACTTACACAACCTCGAAGGATTACCACACAAATGTCTCCAAAATCTCTCAAAAATCTACGGACCGGTGATGAAACTCCACTTCGGTTTTGTCCCTATAGTCATAATCTCTTCAAAACAAGCAGCAGAAGAAGTTCTCAAAACCCATGACCTAGATTGTTGCAGCCGACCAGAAACCGTAGCGACCAAGAAAATCTCTTACAACTTCAAAGACATTGGATTCGCTCCGTACGGGGAAGAATGGAGATCTTTGAGGAAGCTTGCTGTGATGGAGCTACTCAATTTGAAAAAACTCAACTCTTTTAGGTatataagagaagaagagaatgaCTTGTTCGTCAAGAAACTCTCCGAAGCTTCTGTGAAACATTTTCCTGTGAATCTGACAAAAGCCCTTTTCACTTTAATCGCTAGTATCGTGTGTAGACTCGCGTTCGGTCAGAATCTTCACGAGTCCGAATTTATCGATGAAGATGGTATGGAGGAATTAGCGTCTAGGTCGGAGAAACTTCAGGGGGAGTTCGCTTTCTCTAATTACTTTCCAGGAGGTTGGATTGTTGATAGAATTACGGGTCAAAGCAAAAACTTAGAAGGATTATTCTCAGAGCTCGACGGTTTCTTTAACCAAGTGCTTGATGAGCATCTAAAGCCAGGGAGAATAGTGTTAGAGAGTCCAGATGTGGTAGATGTGATGATCGATATGATGAATAAACAAGGCGAAGATGGTCATTTTCAGCTCACTACTGATCATATCAAAGGAGTCATCTCT GATATATTTCTTGCCGGAGTAAACACAAGTGCTACGACCATACTTTGGGCAATGACTGAGCTAATAAAAAATCCAAGTGTGATGAAGAAAGTGCAAGAGGAGGTTAGGACAGTACTTggagaaaagaaagagaaaatcaCAGAACAAGATCTTAACCAACTTAGCTACTTCAAGCTAGTGATCAAAGAGACATTCAGATTACACCCAACAGCTCCACTGTTAGTACCAAGAGAGACAATGTCACCAATCAAGATTCAAGGCTACGACATTCTCAAAAAGAACCAGATCATGATCAACGTGTACGCGATAGCACGCGACCCGAAAACTTGGGAGAATCCGGATGAGTTTAAACCGGAAAGATTTGCTGATAGTTGTATTGATTACAGAGGACTAAACTTCGAGCTTCTGCCCTTCGGTTCTGGTAGGAGGATTTGTCCCGGTATGACGATGGGGATCGCGATGGTCGAATTAGGATTGTTGAACTTGCTTTACTTCTTTGATTGGGTACTGCCTGAGGGAACAACAGTGAAAGATATAGATATGGATGAAGAAGGTGCCCTTATTATTGGCAAGAAAGTTCCTCTTGAACTTGTGCCAACGCGCCAACATTAA
- the LOC103875419 gene encoding cytochrome P450 71B34 codes for MHLKLGAIPTVVVSTPDTARQALKVFDLNCCSRPPLAGSGKLSYDYKDIAFSPYNEYWKEVRKLAVQQLFSYRQVNLIQPIEDEEVKYLMDSLAKAASQNNPVNLGDKLLALTVSVVCRASFGVVFQETVLNNDSFNKLIREAFEILGSFSASNFFPYVGWFYDWLTGLQGRRGEVVRGLDAFYEEMIGTHRQEKKEGSEDFVDMLLRLTKEEAVLGNEKLTRNHIKAILMNVLLAGIDTSAVSMVWTMAELVRNPRVMKKVQSEIRDHVKHKGSITFDSIDQLPYLKMVIKETWRLHPVAPLLLPREVISEFQINGYTIQPKTHLHVNVWAIGRDPDTWKDPETFLPERFMDSNIDAKGQNFELLTFGSGRRMCPGVYMGTSMVEFCLANMLYHFDWKLPEGMSVEDVDMEEAPGLTVTMKNGLSLVPMKFFDH; via the exons ATGCATTTGAAGCTTGGTGCAATCCCAACGGTCGTAGTTTCTACTCCTGACACAGCAAGACAAGCTCTTAAAGTCTTTGACCTCAACTGTTGTAGCCGTCCACCATTGGCAG GTTCAGGGAAACTCTCTTACGACTATAAGGACATTGCTTTCTCTCCTTATAATGAGTACTGGAAAGAAGTAAGAAAGCTCGCGGTTCAGCAACTCTTCAGTTATAGACAAGTTAACTTGATTCAACCCATCGAGGACGAGGAGGTCAAGTATCTCATGGATTCACTCGCCAAAGCAGCTTCTCAGAATAATCCGGTTAACTTGGGCGACAAGTTACTTGCTTTGACTGTGAGTGTGGTATGCAGGGCATCATTTGGTGTGGTTTTCCAAGAGACTGTGCTCAATAATGACAGTTTCAACAAGTTAATCCGTGAGGCATTTGAGATATTGGGAAGTTTCTCTGCCTCAAATTTTTTTCCGTACGTGGGATGGTTCTACGACTGGTTAACAGGTTTACAAGGACGGAGGGGAGAAGTTGTGAGAGGTCTTGATGCCTTCTATGAAGAAATGATTGGTACACATAGACAAGAAAAGAAAGAGGGGAGTGAAGATTTTGTGGACATGCTTTTGAGGTTAACGAAAGAAGAAGCTGTTCTTGGCAATGAAAAGCTCACAAGAAACCATATCAAAGCAATCTTGATG AATGTTCTTCTGGCTGGGATCGATACATCTGCAGTAAGCATGGTGTGGACAATGGCAGAACTGGTGAGGAACCCACGAGTGATGAAGAAAGTTCAATCCGAAATCAGAGACCATGTCAAGCACAAAGGAAGTATCACCTTCGATAGCATAGATCAGCTACCCTACCTGAAAATGGTGATTAAAGAAACATGGAGGCTACATCCTGTAGCACCTCTTCTGCTTCCAAGAGAAGTAATATCTGAGTTTCAGATCAACGGCTACACAATACAACCCAAGACACATCTTCATGTTAACGTATGGGCTATTGGGCGTGATCCTGATACTTGGAAAGATCCAGAGACTTTTCTCCCAGAGAGGTTTATGGATAGCAACATTGATGCAAAAGGACAGAACTTTGAGCTGTTAACATTTGGAAGTGGTAGGAGAATGTGTCCTGGAGTGTACATGGGAACATCAATGGTGGAGTTTTGTCTAGCGAATATGTTGTATCATTTTGATTGGAAGTTACCAGAAGGCATGTCTGTAGAAGATGTCGACATGGAAGAAGCTCCTGGGCTCACTGTGACAATGAAGAATGGACTTTCTCTTGTTCCTATGAAGTTTTTTGATCATTGA
- the LOC103875306 gene encoding cytochrome P450 71B26, producing MDNIWVLPLLFLIYFVVLVAYKRSKRQQLRKPPSPPGYPIIGNLHQLGVLPHQSLWTLSKKYGPVMLLNLGKVPMVILSSVETAKQALRDHDIHCCSRPTAAGLRELSYNNLDIAFSPFSEYWKDVRKLAVKELFSTKQVHSIKPIMDEQVKKLIDSVAESASQKIPININKTFLDLTKRVVCKAAFGVSFEGTGINSDGFNKLVREAFEMLGSFSAADFIPYVGWIIDQFTGLKGRRERSVRDLDAFYEYVIGLHKEEKKQGREDFVDLLLRLEKEGTFIGNDNLTRNHIKAILMNILLGGVETSAVTLTWAMTELARNPRVMKKVQSEIRNQMGNRSIISFDDTDKLTYLKMVIKETWRLHPPVPLLSPREAMSEFEINGYTIHAKTRLHVNIWAIGRDPDTWKDPEEFLPERFMDNSIDAKGLNFELLPFGSGRRICPAIFMGTTMVECGLANMLYNFDWKLPEGIMIEDIDMDESPGLSVSKKNELLLVPMKYLDH from the exons ATGGATAACATTTGGGTCCTACCACTTCTCTTCCTAATTTATTTTGTGGTGCTCGTCGCTTACAAACGTTCAAAGAGGCAGCAACTCCGGAAACCACCTTCTCCTCCAGGTTATCCGATCATCGGAAACTTACACCAGCTGGGAGTGTTACCACATCAATCTCTATGGACTCTGTCAAAGAAGTATGGTCCTGTGATGCTTTTGAACCTTGGAAAAGTTCCCATGGTCATACTTTCTTCTGTTGAAACCGCAAAACAAGCTCTAAGAGACCATGACATCCATTGCTGTAGCCGCCCTACAGCGGCAG GGCTTAGAGAACTGTCTTACAACAACCTGGACATAGCTTTCTCACCTTTTAGTGAGTACTGGAAAGACGTAAGGAAGCTCGCTGTTAAGGAACTATTCAGTACTAAACAAGTTCATTCCATTAAACCCATCATGGACGAGCAGGTCAAGAAACTGATCGACTCAGTTGCCGAATCAGCTTCTCAGAAAATACCTATCAATATCAATAAAACGTTTCTTGATTTAACTAAACGTGTGGTATGTAAAGCAGCATTTGGTGTGAGTTTTGAGGGAACTGGTATCAACAGCGACGGGTTTAATAAGTTAGTCCGTGAGGCGTTCGAGATGTTGGGAAGCTTCTCTGCCGCAGACTTCATTCCGTATGTGGGTTGGATCATCGACCAGTTCACGGGTTTAAAAGGGAGGAGGGAGAGAAGCGTGAGAGATCTTGATGCGTTCTATGAATATGTGATTGGTCTGCATAAAGAGGAAAAGAAACAAGGGCGTGAAGATTTCGTTGATCTGCTCTTGAGGTTAGAGAAGGAAGGAACTTTTATTGGAAATGATAATCTCACAAGAAATCATATCAAGGCTATTTTGATG AACATTCTTTTAGGAGGTGTCGAGACATCTGCAGTCACATTGACATGGGCAATGACAGAACTGGCTAGAAACCCTAGAGTGATGAAGAAAGTTCAATCTGAAATCAGAAACCAAATGGGGAACAGATCCATTATTAGCTTTGATGACACAGATAAGCTAACTTACCTGAAAATGGTGATCAAAGAAACATGGAGACTACATCCTCCAGTACCTCTTCTTTCTCCAAGAGAAGCAATGTCTGAATTTGAGATTAACGGCTACACCATACATGCCAAGACACGGCTTCATGTGAATATTTGGGCTATTGGGCGTGATCCTGATACCTGGAAAGACCCAGAGGAGTTTCTTCCTGAGAGGTTTATGGATAATAGCATTGATGCAAAAGGGCTAAACTTTGAGTTGTTACCGTTTGGGAGTGGCCGGAGAATCTGTCCTGCAATTTTTATGGGAACAACAATGGTGGAGTGTGGTCTTGCAAATATGCTGTATAATTTTGATTGGAAGTTACCAGAAGGCATTATGATTGAAGACATCGACATGGACGAATCTCCTGGACTTAGTGTGAGCAAGAAAAATGAGCTTCTACTTGTTCCTATGAAGTACTTAGATCATTGA